A portion of the Nitrospirota bacterium genome contains these proteins:
- the rsmG gene encoding 16S rRNA (guanine(527)-N(7))-methyltransferase RsmG gives MQGTEINPKQEKANILITKGLREIGITVMPKQVSSFISYLSLIKKWQKAYSLTSLKTDEDIVIKHFLDSCLYLKALPEGSLSLADVGSGAGFPGIPIKIMRPELNVYLIEPSKKKSAFLRHTIRALGLKGITVIEQRVEDMKNVRFDIAVTRALWSINEFIAKASPIVKDRGILVISKGPKVKEEIGEIRVDYEMMPAKLPLSQAKRYLVIIRNV, from the coding sequence ATGCAGGGCACCGAAATAAACCCTAAACAAGAGAAAGCGAACATCCTGATTACCAAAGGTCTTCGTGAGATTGGCATTACTGTCATGCCTAAACAGGTCAGCTCGTTTATAAGCTATCTTTCGCTGATTAAGAAATGGCAGAAGGCTTATAGCCTCACATCCCTTAAAACAGATGAGGATATAGTTATCAAGCATTTCTTAGATTCATGTCTTTATCTTAAAGCCTTACCTGAAGGCTCGCTTAGTCTTGCAGATGTTGGAAGCGGCGCAGGGTTTCCCGGTATCCCAATAAAGATAATGCGACCTGAGCTTAATGTATACTTAATCGAGCCATCTAAAAAGAAATCGGCATTCTTGAGGCATACAATCAGAGCCCTCGGACTTAAAGGCATAACTGTGATAGAGCAAAGGGTTGAGGATATGAAAAATGTGCGGTTTGACATAGCGGTTACACGGGCTTTATGGAGCATAAACGAATTCATCGCTAAGGCATCTCCAATCGTTAAAGATAGAGGTATTCTTGTGATAAGCAAAGGGCCTAAGGTAAAAGAAGAGATAGGGGAAATCAGGGTTGATTATGAGATGATGCCGGCCAAACTACCGCTTTCTCAGGCAAAAAGGTATCTGGTTATAATAAGGAATGTGTAA
- a CDS encoding putative toxin-antitoxin system toxin component, PIN family — translation MRVVLDTNVIISAFATRGLSAEVFEVCLTDHNIVISEHILSEVKEKLISKIRLPQGIVQDVIAYLREQAEICSPEEINSPLLRDKDDADIIGTALSGNVRFIITGDKDLLILKKYKGIKIITPREFWNYLRR, via the coding sequence ATGAGGGTTGTGCTGGATACAAATGTAATTATTTCTGCCTTTGCAACCAGAGGTCTCAGCGCTGAGGTGTTTGAGGTATGCCTTACAGACCACAATATCGTAATAAGCGAACATATTTTATCAGAGGTAAAGGAAAAACTGATTAGTAAGATACGCCTGCCTCAGGGCATTGTTCAGGATGTAATTGCCTACTTAAGAGAACAGGCAGAGATATGTAGCCCTGAAGAAATAAACAGTCCTCTCTTAAGAGATAAAGATGATGCAGATATAATCGGGACTGCATTAAGTGGCAATGTCAGATTTATAATAACAGGCGACAAAGACCTCTTGATTTTAAAGAAATATAAAGGCATAAAGATAATTACGCCAAGAGAATTTTGGAATTATCTGAGAAGATAG
- a CDS encoding ribbon-helix-helix protein, CopG family: protein MKDTITIRLPKKLQDELALVVKTEKASKSEIIRDAITCYLAVKRFQQLRKKVLPFAEAQGLLTDEDVFKSIS from the coding sequence ATGAAAGATACTATCACTATAAGACTGCCTAAAAAGCTTCAGGATGAGCTGGCTCTTGTAGTAAAGACAGAAAAGGCATCAAAGAGTGAGATTATCAGGGATGCCATTACTTGTTATCTTGCGGTGAAAAGATTTCAGCAGTTAAGGAAAAAGGTTTTACCTTTTGCAGAGGCACAGGGATTATTGACAGATGAGGATGTCTTTAAGTCCATCTCATGA